Below is a window of Paenibacillus antri DNA.
GCGTTCTCGAACCGCTCCTTGAGCAGCCGCTCGATGCCGGTGCCGGACGCGTACAGCTCGATGCAGCCGTAGTTGCCGCAACTGCAGCGCGGTCCGTTGAAGTCGACGGACAGATGCCCGAGCTCGCCCGCGCCGCCGTAGACGCCGTGCACGAGCCTTCCGCCCTGTACGATCGCCCCGCCGATGCCCGTTCCGAGCGCGACGCAGACGAAGTCCTGCAGCTCCCGTCCCGCGCCGTAATGCTTCTCGGCGAGCGCCAGCACGTTCACGTCGTTATCCACGAACGTCGGCAGCTCCGGAAATCGCTCCTCCACCCTTGCTTTGATCGGGGTGCCGGTGTAACCCGGAATCGTATCGACCGCGAACGCGACGCTGCCGTCCCGCTTATGGATTTGTCCGGCGCTCCCGATGCCGATGCCGGCGACGCGCAGCTCCGGCGCTTCTTCCTTGAGCTCGGCGAGCAGCTTGTCGATGCCGGCCAGCAATTCCCGCATAATGCCTTCGGACGGATCGATCGCCGGCGTCGGTCTCGTCCAGTGGCGCAGCACGCGCCCCTCGCGATCGACGGCGGCGAACTTCAGC
It encodes the following:
- a CDS encoding ROK family protein, whose protein sequence is MEAEAAIGVDIGGTSLKFAAVDREGRVLRHWTRPTPAIDPSEGIMRELLAGIDKLLAELKEEAPELRVAGIGIGSAGQIHKRDGSVAFAVDTIPGYTGTPIKARVEERFPELPTFVDNDVNVLALAEKHYGAGRELQDFVCVALGTGIGGAIVQGGRLVHGVYGGAGELGHLSVDFNGPRCSCGNYGCIELYASGTGIERLLKERFENAAKPAWALNAAGLLNAWQSGDALAGEAMDVVLAALGSALAGVVHALNPEAIVLGGGIVEKAPALLAAIEDATRSRTSPVMWKHVRLLPAIAGSRAGVIGAAAQVWQYT